ACGGCGTGCTGGAGCCGGGGATGTGCCTGACCGTCGAGCCGGGCCTGTACTTCCAGGCCGACGACCTGACCGTGCCGGAGGAGTACCGGGGCATCGGCGTCCGGATCGAGGACGACATCCTGGTGACCGAGGACGGGAACCGGAACCTCAGCGCCGGGCTGCCCCGGCGGGCGGACGAGGTCGAGGAGTGGATGGCCTCCCTCAAGGGGTGAGGACGAGCCTCGAAGGATGACGACGTGCCTCGAGAAATGAGGCGTGACGGCCGGACGCCGAGCGGGGTGTCCGGCCGTCGTCGTTCGCTCTCACCGGCCGGGAACGTCGTGTCCCGCAGCGCTACACCGCCATCAGCGGCGCGTCCTCTCTCCACTTGAGGATCTTGTCGAAGCTGACCACGGCCCCGTCCCGGCCGGGGTGGTTGCCGATGTGGACGTGATCGGCGAGTTCCTCGATGAGGCAGAGGCCCCGGCCGTGTTCGGCGTCCGTGCGGGCCGGCGGCGTACGGGGGTGGGGGCGGGTGAAGCCGGGGCCGGAGTCGGTGACCTCGATGCGGCACTTCTCGCCGTCGAGGTAGGCGGTGACCCGGTACACCTCGCAGGAGCGGCCGTGCGCGGTGTCCCCGCCGTGCTCCACGGCGTTCGCGCAGGCCTCGGTGAGCGCGACGGAGAGGTCGTACGAGACGTCCGGGTCGACTCCGGCCGTCTCCATCGTGCCGAGCAGCAGACGCCGGGCGAGCGGCACGCTCGCGGCCTCGCGCCGCAGATGGAGTGACCACCAGATGCTCATGCTCCAGCCTCCTGGCCGCGGCTCGACATACCGTTACCTATTACCGCGCGTAGGCGTATGTAAGCGCGGATTCAACGTGATGCCGCCCATACGGGGGATGCGCTCACGGTGGCGAACGGTGTATGTGGGGCCGGAGTCTTCCGGACGGGTGACCGGCGGTGGCAGGCGCGCCGGGCCTGCCGGTACAGACGTGGATGTTCCGGACTCGTAGGGAAGTTGCGGACCGTACGCATTCTTGCGGACCGAACGGAATTCGTGGACCGTACGGAATCTTGCGGACCTGCCGTATGACGGCGACGAGCCCAGTGCGATGATGAGCCCGCCATGTCTGCCCCCCACCCGCGCACGGTGCGCACCGGAGCAGGGCTCCGGATCCCGCGGGCCGCGGTCTTCGCCGCGGTCTGCGTCGTGCTGTCCGGGGCCGGGCACGCCATCGCCTCCTGCGCCACGGTTCCGCTGTGGACGCTGGGCGCCGGCTTCCTGGGAGTGCTCCTGGTGGCGGCGCCCCTCGCCGGGCGGGAGCGCTCGCTGCCGGCGATAGCGGCGCTGCTCGCGGCCGGGCAGACCGTGCTGCACACGCTGTTCGGGCTGGGTCAGCACAGTACGGCGGCCGCGTCCGCCGCGGCTCCCCCGGTGACCGGCGCGGCGTCCGACGCGGCGCTCGTCGCGCAGGCCGCGCGGCTGGTGTGCGGAGCCACGGCGGCGGCGCTCAGTCCGGCGCAGGCCCAGCGGATCCTCGTCGACGCCCGGCTCTACCCGGGTACCGACCCGGCAACGCACGCCGCGCATCATCCGGCGGACGCCATGTCCACCGCCGCCGACTCCTCCACCGCGCTGCTGCCGTCGCTGCCCATGCTGCTCGGCCACGTCCTCGCGGCGGTCGTCGCGGGGTGGCTGCTGCGCCGCGGTGACCTCGCCCTGCTGCGGATCGCCGAACTCTCGGCGCATGCGGTCGCGGAAGGCGCGCCCGTACGATCCCTGCGCGCGGCGTTCGCGCTGGCGCGCGCCCTGCGTGCCGGGCTCCCCGGCGCGCCGGACGTCCGCCCGGGCATCCGGCGCGCTCCCGCACACGTGATCCCCGAGCCTCGCACCACCGCACTCCAGCACACCGTGATCCGGCGCGGGCCGCCTGCCGCCGTGCTCGTTCTCGCCGCCTGACGCGCCGCGCTCCGCCACTTCCTTCCGTGGGCCGCCGCCGTCGCGCGGCACGCATGCGTGCGTCCCGATCACCGCAGGGCCTCAACGGGCACCGTCACGCGCGCGTACCCCTCTTCGCCAACGGAACCTCACTCGAAGTGGAGTGCTCATCGCCATGAAGGCCTTCCGTCTCGCCGCCGCCACCACTGTCGCCGCCTCGGCCGTCGTCGTCCTGTCCGCCCCCGCCCTCGCGCACGTCAGCGTGCAGCCGGAGGGCACGGCCGCCAAGGGCGGCTACGCGGTCGTCGACTTCAAGGTCCCCAACGAGCGCGACGACGCGTCGACCACCAAGCTGGAGATCAACTTCCCGACCGAGCACCCACTGTCCTCGGTGCTGCCCGAGCCGGTGCCGGGCTGGGACGTCAAGGTGACCAAGTCCACGCTGGACAAGCCGCTCGAGGTGCACGGGCGGCAGA
This region of Streptomyces chromofuscus genomic DNA includes:
- a CDS encoding ATP-binding protein, which encodes MSIWWSLHLRREAASVPLARRLLLGTMETAGVDPDVSYDLSVALTEACANAVEHGGDTAHGRSCEVYRVTAYLDGEKCRIEVTDSGPGFTRPHPRTPPARTDAEHGRGLCLIEELADHVHIGNHPGRDGAVVSFDKILKWREDAPLMAV